One part of the Caldisericia bacterium genome encodes these proteins:
- a CDS encoding alpha/beta hydrolase has protein sequence MFALIDNLKIYYEIYGDGKPILFFHGWGGNTNSLYPISNILKNEYKVILIDFPGFGKSDIPYRSFNGEDYKNLILKFIDYLNLKDYTIIGHSFGGRIGIRVAANRKSEIKGLILIDSAGIRDKKTLKQRFSENTFKFFKKIIIKTIKGEKQEKLLNSLRKIFGSKDYKSVDGVMRDTLVKIVNEDLLPIMKEVETKTLIIWGENDKELPLKHAYLIKENIKNSKLVIIKNAGHFPYLNNLSKTIYEIKNFLGEIYNDNN, from the coding sequence ATGTTTGCTCTAATCGATAATTTGAAAATTTATTATGAAATATATGGTGATGGAAAACCTATTTTATTTTTTCATGGATGGGGTGGAAATACAAATTCTTTATATCCAATATCAAATATTTTGAAAAATGAATATAAAGTTATATTAATAGATTTTCCTGGTTTTGGTAAAAGTGATATACCTTATAGATCCTTTAATGGTGAGGATTATAAAAATTTAATTTTAAAATTTATTGATTATCTTAATTTAAAAGATTACACAATTATTGGACACTCATTTGGTGGAAGAATTGGAATAAGAGTTGCTGCAAATAGAAAAAGTGAAATTAAAGGTCTTATTTTAATAGATAGCGCTGGAATAAGAGATAAAAAAACATTGAAACAAAGGTTTTCCGAGAATACTTTTAAATTTTTTAAAAAAATAATAATTAAGACAATAAAAGGTGAAAAACAAGAAAAATTATTAAATAGTTTAAGGAAAATTTTTGGTTCAAAAGATTATAAAAGCGTTGATGGAGTTATGAGAGATACACTTGTTAAAATTGTTAATGAAGATTTATTACCTATAATGAAAGAGGTAGAAACAAAAACACTTATAATTTGGGGAGAAAATGATAAAGAACTTCCTTTAAAACATGCATATTTAATTAAAGAAAATATAAAAAACTCAAAACTTGTAATTATAAAAAATGCAGGACATTTTCCTTATCTTAACAACTTATCAAAAACAATCTATGAAATAAAAAATTTTTTAGGAGAAATATATAATGATAATAATTGA
- a CDS encoding D-alanine--D-alanine ligase has product MKKRIGLFFGSKSVEHEISIITAIQVYNAIDKSKYSIIPIYISKNGEWFTGENLLKIENFRNLSNIPKISQKIIGIKITNDNILTLELEGIISKKLFIDIAFSVIHGTYGEDGKIQGIFEMLNIPYVGCGVLSSSIGMDKVIMKEIFKANNLPIVNYFWFTRYDWEKNKDEILKKIENYLKYPLFVKPANLGSSIGITKAENKDTLFYGIEVAKHYDSKIIVEEGVKNLREINCSVLGNIEVIPSKLEEVKTPKVFLDYDSKYKINTKGSSMFKRFGHIIPAELSDEKTKEIQDLAVKAFKAIDCKGIARVDFLMEGDTEKVYINEINTLPGALSFYLWEASGISFDKLIDNLINLSIEIFEDKNKNITSIDTDILLQDFKDVKKG; this is encoded by the coding sequence ATGAAAAAAAGAATTGGTCTTTTTTTTGGATCTAAATCTGTTGAACATGAAATTTCTATAATTACTGCAATACAAGTTTACAATGCAATTGATAAATCAAAATACTCAATAATTCCTATTTATATATCAAAAAATGGTGAATGGTTTACAGGAGAAAATTTGCTTAAAATAGAAAATTTCAGAAATCTATCAAATATACCAAAAATTTCTCAAAAAATTATAGGTATAAAAATAACAAATGATAATATATTAACTCTAGAATTAGAAGGAATTATAAGTAAAAAATTATTTATTGACATAGCATTTAGCGTAATACATGGAACCTATGGTGAAGATGGTAAAATACAAGGTATTTTTGAAATGTTGAATATTCCGTATGTAGGGTGCGGCGTTCTTTCGTCTTCAATAGGAATGGATAAAGTAATTATGAAAGAAATTTTTAAAGCTAACAATTTACCAATCGTAAATTACTTTTGGTTTACAAGATATGATTGGGAAAAAAATAAAGATGAAATTTTAAAAAAAATAGAAAATTATCTTAAATATCCTTTATTTGTAAAACCAGCAAATCTTGGTTCAAGTATTGGAATTACAAAAGCAGAAAACAAAGATACACTTTTTTATGGAATTGAAGTTGCTAAACATTATGATTCAAAAATAATTGTTGAAGAAGGGGTAAAAAATTTAAGAGAGATTAATTGCTCTGTTTTAGGGAATATTGAAGTGATACCTTCAAAACTTGAAGAAGTGAAAACTCCAAAAGTTTTCCTCGATTATGATTCAAAATATAAAATTAATACAAAAGGAAGCTCAATGTTTAAAAGATTTGGACATATAATTCCTGCAGAATTAAGCGATGAAAAAACAAAAGAAATACAAGATCTTGCTGTTAAAGCATTTAAAGCAATAGATTGCAAAGGAATAGCAAGAGTTGATTTTCTAATGGAAGGGGATACAGAAAAAGTTTATATAAATGAAATAAATACACTACCTGGTGCATTATCTTTTTATTTATGGGAAGCATCAGGAATATCATTTGATAAATTAATTGATAATTTAATTAACCTTTCCATAGAAATTTTTGAAGATAAAAATAAAAACATAACATCTATTGATACTGATATACTACTTCAAGATTTTAAAGATGTGAAAAAAGGTTAA
- a CDS encoding ferritin family protein, translating to MELIELLKKGIQSENEAKRFYYKLSEKVIDEKVKKRLIRFFKEEEKHEISLKKLLIKNFNIEFNADESFKENPEFSNVNEDLGKDIKCIDIVKIAIKSEMNAVEFYSNMVNKFRDGRDRRILNSLIKMEKNHEELLRREYELLKKEDYWIKPSMENLGDLRL from the coding sequence ATGGAATTAATAGAATTATTAAAAAAAGGAATACAAAGTGAAAATGAAGCTAAAAGGTTTTATTATAAACTTTCTGAAAAAGTTATTGATGAAAAAGTTAAAAAAAGATTAATTAGGTTTTTTAAAGAAGAAGAAAAACATGAAATATCATTAAAAAAATTACTTATAAAAAATTTTAATATTGAATTTAACGCAGATGAAAGTTTTAAAGAGAATCCAGAATTTTCTAATGTTAATGAAGATTTAGGCAAAGATATTAAATGTATTGATATTGTAAAAATTGCTATTAAATCGGAAATGAATGCGGTTGAATTTTATTCAAATATGGTGAATAAATTTAGAGATGGAAGAGATAGAAGAATTTTAAATTCACTGATTAAAATGGAAAAGAATCATGAAGAATTATTAAGAAGAGAATATGAGTTGCTTAAAAAAGAAGATTATTGGATAAAACCATCGATGGAAAACCTTGGTGATTTAAGATTATAA
- the tyrS gene encoding tyrosine--tRNA ligase — MLSIEEQLKIIKRGTLEIINEEELIEKLKKGRPLRVKLGVDPTSPDIHLGHTVVLNKLRDFQNLGHRIILIIGNGTAVIGDPSGRDQTRALLTQEEIEKNAKYYSEQAFKILDKEKTEIRYNGDWLLPLTLKDIVSIASHFTVARILERDDFFNRYKQGNAIYLHELLYPLMQAYDSIVIDADVELGGSDQKFNLLCGRELQKELGKEPQIAILMPILRGIDGVKRMGKSLKNYIGINESPNEMFGKIMSIPDHLIIEYFELLTNIDIQELENIKNAMESGENPMKYKLRLAREIVKRYHSEKEAIEAEEEFIRVFSKKEIPEDIDIYEVYDEEINLLDFLKEKNLIQSKSEGRRLFEQGGIYVNGERFEEPSFILKIDGEKVIKIGKRKFIKVVKK, encoded by the coding sequence ATGTTATCTATTGAGGAACAATTAAAGATTATTAAAAGAGGTACTCTTGAAATAATAAATGAAGAAGAACTTATAGAAAAACTTAAAAAAGGGAGACCGTTAAGAGTGAAACTTGGTGTTGACCCTACATCACCTGATATTCATTTAGGTCATACTGTAGTTTTAAATAAACTTAGAGACTTTCAGAATTTAGGTCACAGAATAATTCTAATTATAGGAAATGGCACTGCTGTTATTGGAGATCCTTCTGGAAGAGATCAGACAAGAGCACTGTTAACTCAAGAAGAAATTGAAAAAAACGCTAAATATTATAGTGAACAAGCTTTTAAAATCTTAGATAAAGAAAAAACCGAAATAAGATATAATGGTGATTGGCTTCTTCCATTAACACTTAAAGATATTGTTTCTATAGCCTCACATTTTACAGTTGCAAGAATTCTTGAAAGAGATGATTTCTTTAATAGATATAAACAAGGAAATGCTATATATTTACATGAACTTCTTTATCCACTTATGCAAGCATATGATTCAATTGTAATTGATGCTGATGTTGAACTTGGAGGAAGCGATCAAAAATTTAATCTTTTATGTGGAAGAGAACTTCAAAAAGAACTCGGAAAAGAACCACAAATAGCAATTTTAATGCCAATTTTAAGAGGTATAGATGGAGTTAAAAGAATGGGTAAAAGTTTAAAAAATTATATTGGTATAAATGAATCTCCAAACGAGATGTTTGGAAAAATTATGAGCATACCAGATCATTTAATTATTGAGTATTTTGAATTATTAACAAATATTGATATTCAAGAATTAGAAAACATCAAAAATGCGATGGAATCTGGTGAAAATCCTATGAAATATAAATTGAGATTAGCCAGAGAAATTGTAAAAAGATATCATTCAGAAAAAGAAGCAATTGAAGCAGAAGAAGAATTTATTAGAGTGTTTAGTAAAAAAGAGATACCTGAAGATATAGATATATATGAAGTGTATGATGAGGAAATAAATCTTCTTGATTTTCTAAAGGAAAAAAATTTAATTCAATCAAAAAGTGAAGGAAGACGTCTTTTTGAACAAGGTGGAATTTATGTTAATGGTGAAAGATTTGAGGAGCCATCATTTATTTTAAAAATTGATGGTGAAAAAGTAATTAAAATTGGTAAAAGAAAATTTATAAAGGTGGTCAAAAAATGA
- the hisS gene encoding histidine--tRNA ligase, with amino-acid sequence MIKGPKGAPDILPDKSRKIEKVINKLRKFVENFGYREIILPIFEHAEIFERSVGEETDIVQKEMYTFYDKGGRKLCLRPEGTAQVVRSYIENNFKQLPQPVKLYYYGPMFRYEKPQKGRFREFYHFGIEALGEDSPSLDVEIIYISIKSLENLGLKDLFIYINSIGDIEDRKEYKEVLKSYLKDKENYLCDDCKKRLYLNPLRVLDCKNELCIKTTENAPKILDYIKGESKKHFDEIIKKLDELKINYILNPRLVRGLDYYNRTVFEVISQNLGSQNSVLGGGRYDYLSSFLGGDRVPGVGFAIGVERLILILEKENLIQENIEKIISITPLNKEYYEESFLFYLTLGEKGYNVIFPYNFKNLKESISYSLKRNASFLIIYGGDELKDGYLLFKDLKKETQIRIKKDEIFKHLNEVKDA; translated from the coding sequence ATGATAAAAGGACCAAAAGGCGCTCCAGATATTTTGCCTGATAAAAGTAGAAAAATTGAAAAGGTTATAAATAAATTAAGAAAGTTTGTAGAAAATTTTGGCTATAGAGAGATAATACTTCCAATTTTTGAACATGCAGAGATTTTTGAAAGAAGTGTAGGTGAAGAAACTGACATAGTACAAAAAGAGATGTATACTTTTTACGATAAAGGGGGTAGAAAACTCTGTTTAAGACCTGAAGGAACTGCACAAGTCGTTAGATCTTATATTGAGAATAATTTTAAACAGCTACCTCAACCAGTAAAACTATATTATTATGGTCCGATGTTTAGATATGAAAAACCACAAAAAGGAAGATTTAGAGAATTTTATCATTTTGGAATAGAGGCATTAGGAGAAGATAGTCCTAGTCTTGATGTTGAGATTATATATATTTCAATTAAATCACTTGAAAATTTAGGATTGAAAGACCTTTTTATTTATATTAATTCAATAGGTGATATAGAGGATAGAAAAGAATATAAGGAAGTTTTGAAAAGTTATTTAAAAGATAAAGAAAATTATCTTTGTGATGATTGTAAAAAAAGATTATATTTAAACCCCTTAAGAGTTCTTGATTGTAAAAATGAATTATGTATTAAAACTACTGAAAATGCACCAAAAATTTTAGATTATATAAAAGGTGAAAGTAAAAAACACTTCGATGAAATTATAAAAAAATTAGATGAACTAAAAATTAATTATATTTTAAATCCTAGATTAGTTAGGGGGCTTGATTATTATAACAGAACAGTTTTTGAAGTAATTTCACAAAATCTTGGTTCGCAAAATTCAGTTTTGGGTGGAGGAAGATACGACTATTTATCATCCTTTTTAGGAGGAGATAGAGTACCAGGAGTTGGTTTTGCCATAGGAGTTGAGAGACTAATATTAATTCTTGAAAAAGAAAACTTAATACAAGAAAATATTGAAAAAATAATATCAATAACACCTTTAAACAAAGAATATTATGAAGAAAGTTTTTTATTTTATTTAACTCTTGGTGAAAAAGGCTATAATGTAATTTTTCCATATAATTTTAAAAATTTAAAAGAGTCAATTTCATATTCATTAAAAAGAAATGCTAGTTTTTTGATTATTTATGGTGGCGATGAGTTAAAAGATGGTTATTTATTATTTAAGGACCTTAAAAAAGAAACTCAAATAAGAATTAAAAAAGATGAAATATTTAAACATTTAAATGAGGTGAAAGATGCTTAG
- the aspS gene encoding aspartate--tRNA ligase — MLRTDYCGEVTEEKLGKEVILCGWVKTIRDLGSLIFIELRDRTGYIQIVIDYKNKENFEKAKKLGNEYVLKVKGIVRERPKENINEKIKTGKIEVLCNEIEIINESLPLPFDLESREEINELLRLKYRFLDFRREEMKNNLYIRFKTTTLIRNFLNEEGFWEIETPILTKSTPEGARDFLVPSRINPGKFYALPQSPQLFKQILMISGIDKYYQIARCFRDEDLRADRQLEFTQVDIEMSFIDENDIMNLIDRLFKKLFNEILNEELEIPIPKMSFYDALNNYGSDKPDLRFDLKIEDFTDVFIKSEFKIIRDGIQKGDKVKGLILKERIISRKEKDEIENIVKESGLNGVIFFNIDKKISSSLNNYISEEEINNLKEKINKNDTLLLFIGEGEEFLTNLGKVRLSLGNRYNFINKKIHKLLWVINFPLFEWNKEENRWDSRHHPFTSPKPEHIDLLDTDPSKVLARAYDFVMDGFEIGGGSIRIHNIELQKKIFKLLGYSEKEVEARFDFFINALKYGAPIHGGIALGLDRIVMLFVNGNSLRDVIPFPKTQKGTCLLTNAPSEVSEKQLKELKIKIE; from the coding sequence ATGCTTAGAACTGATTATTGTGGAGAAGTTACAGAAGAAAAATTAGGAAAAGAGGTCATTTTATGTGGATGGGTTAAAACAATTAGAGATTTAGGAAGTTTAATATTTATTGAATTAAGAGATAGAACTGGCTATATTCAAATAGTTATAGATTATAAAAATAAAGAAAATTTTGAAAAAGCAAAAAAGTTAGGAAATGAATATGTATTAAAAGTTAAAGGAATAGTTAGAGAGAGACCAAAAGAAAATATAAACGAAAAAATAAAAACTGGAAAAATTGAAGTTTTGTGTAATGAAATAGAAATTATTAATGAGTCTCTTCCGCTACCATTTGATCTTGAATCAAGAGAAGAGATAAATGAATTATTAAGATTAAAATATAGATTCTTAGATTTTAGAAGAGAAGAGATGAAAAATAATTTATATATTAGATTTAAAACTACAACATTAATAAGAAATTTTTTAAATGAAGAAGGATTTTGGGAAATTGAAACTCCAATTCTTACAAAAAGCACTCCTGAAGGCGCAAGAGATTTCCTAGTTCCATCAAGAATAAATCCTGGTAAATTTTATGCTTTACCACAATCTCCACAATTGTTTAAGCAAATTTTAATGATTTCTGGAATTGATAAATACTATCAAATTGCAAGGTGTTTTAGAGATGAAGATTTAAGAGCTGATAGACAATTAGAATTTACACAAGTTGATATAGAAATGTCATTCATAGATGAAAATGACATAATGAATTTAATTGATAGATTATTTAAAAAGCTATTTAATGAAATTTTAAATGAAGAACTTGAAATTCCAATTCCAAAAATGAGTTTTTATGATGCACTGAATAATTATGGAAGTGATAAACCAGATTTAAGGTTTGATTTGAAAATTGAAGATTTTACTGATGTTTTTATAAAATCAGAATTTAAAATAATAAGAGATGGAATACAAAAGGGAGATAAAGTTAAGGGTCTAATATTAAAAGAAAGAATTATCTCAAGAAAAGAAAAAGATGAGATTGAAAATATAGTTAAGGAGTCTGGTCTTAATGGTGTTATATTTTTTAATATTGATAAAAAGATAAGTTCTTCATTAAATAATTATATAAGTGAAGAAGAAATTAACAATTTAAAAGAAAAGATAAATAAAAATGATACCTTACTTTTATTTATTGGAGAGGGTGAAGAATTTTTAACAAATCTTGGTAAAGTAAGGCTTTCTTTAGGAAATAGATATAATTTTATAAATAAAAAAATTCATAAACTTTTATGGGTTATAAATTTTCCTTTATTTGAGTGGAATAAGGAAGAAAATAGATGGGATTCAAGACATCACCCATTTACATCACCTAAACCAGAGCATATTGATTTATTAGATACTGATCCATCAAAAGTTTTAGCAAGAGCATATGATTTTGTTATGGATGGTTTTGAAATAGGAGGAGGAAGCATAAGAATTCATAATATTGAACTTCAAAAGAAAATTTTCAAACTTCTTGGTTATTCTGAAAAAGAAGTTGAAGCAAGATTTGATTTCTTTATTAATGCATTAAAGTATGGAGCACCTATTCATGGTGGAATTGCACTAGGTCTTGATAGAATTGTTATGCTTTTTGTAAATGGTAATAGTCTAAGAGATGTAATTCCTTTCCCAAAAACACAAAAAGGAACATGTCTTCTTACAAATGCACCAT